TTTTAAATATTCTTTATATCTATTAGTTATATGCTTTTCTCCGTCTATATACTCCACAGACACATCAAATAAGTTCCAATCATCCTTATTGAGTCCCATATTGACCCTAGCCATGCAAAGGTTAATAAACTTCATCTGCTTAACTCTCAGAATTTCTGAAAAATCAATTAAAAGATCATATTTTTCTTCCATTATCTTATGAGCTAAGTTTTTTAATTCCCTGTCGGATTTACTGTAATCATAGATCGCATCCACATGGGGATTATTCACTATAACCTGTTTATTGGCTCCTCTGGTGACTACTCCGATCTTTACCCCTGGATATACCTTCTTAATTTCACGAAACATCAAGGTATTGATGATCATATCCCCGATCTTCCCGTCATTTCTTATAAATAAAATAGACCTTATATTTTCTTCTTTGATTAAATTATTATGCTTTATCTTCTTTAGCTCCAACCTCGGTTTCTCTTTATTAAAGAGAAACCATAAAAAAGAAGAGTTATTTTTTCTATCCCACAAAAACCTTCCCAAAGCCAATCTTTTAGGTCTCAAAAAATCCTGTAATTTTCTATTTAATTCCCTAATTCCCATTATTCCCCCCTACATTTTTACTATATATATCGGTCTAATATTTCATCTAATTCATTTATTTCAGTTCTGTTTCCAC
This is a stretch of genomic DNA from Psychrilyobacter piezotolerans. It encodes these proteins:
- a CDS encoding glycosyltransferase family 9 protein, which encodes MGIRELNRKLQDFLRPKRLALGRFLWDRKNNSSFLWFLFNKEKPRLELKKIKHNNLIKEENIRSILFIRNDGKIGDMIINTLMFREIKKVYPGVKIGVVTRGANKQVIVNNPHVDAIYDYSKSDRELKNLAHKIMEEKYDLLIDFSEILRVKQMKFINLCMARVNMGLNKDDWNLFDVSVEYIDGEKHITNRYKEYLKILGIKNPNLSYDIHLSEENLKFGIEFRERIKEKKLICINPYGASKYRTLNEKKIKEIVGEILKEEDTAVTFVYSPDKLVELKKIAEEINLERVYLNEKIFTILDTASIIKVSDLIITPDTSIVHLGVALDKKMAAIYRSDEGSGELNSLVWGANSPKVKQIYAEPSLGENEEADINEFHVEEIELS